From the Solibacillus sp. FSL R5-0449 genome, one window contains:
- the mtnN gene encoding 5'-methylthioadenosine/S-adenosylhomocysteine nucleosidase, with amino-acid sequence MTIAVIGAMEQEVELLRGALQNTKTETIANSEYTTGTYEGKEVVLLKSGIGKVNAAMSTTILLEKYNPKVVINTGSAGGFDAALKVGDIVISDEVRHHDVDVTAFGYEIGQMAGMPASYKSDEKLMEVAKQAVEEVGEHNYSVGLICSGDVFMSNPERVETVRKDFPTMKAVEMEAAAVAQVCHQFNTPFVVIRALSDIAGQESSMSFDEFLPVAAKHSTEIVLNAITKL; translated from the coding sequence ATGACTATAGCAGTAATCGGTGCAATGGAGCAGGAAGTGGAGTTATTACGCGGTGCTCTGCAAAATACGAAAACAGAAACAATTGCAAACAGTGAATACACAACAGGTACATATGAAGGCAAAGAAGTTGTACTGTTAAAAAGCGGTATCGGTAAAGTAAACGCGGCAATGTCTACAACGATCCTATTGGAAAAGTATAATCCGAAAGTTGTCATTAATACAGGATCTGCAGGCGGTTTTGATGCTGCATTAAAGGTTGGGGATATCGTTATTTCGGATGAAGTACGTCACCATGATGTGGATGTTACGGCTTTTGGCTATGAAATCGGTCAAATGGCAGGAATGCCGGCCTCATATAAATCGGACGAAAAATTAATGGAAGTTGCGAAACAGGCTGTTGAAGAAGTGGGAGAGCATAATTACAGTGTTGGTCTTATTTGTTCGGGCGATGTATTTATGAGCAACCCTGAGCGTGTCGAGACAGTGCGAAAAGATTTCCCTACAATGAAGGCCGTTGAAATGGAAGCGGCTGCTGTAGCGCAAGTATGCCACCAATTCAACACACCATTTGTTGTAATTCGTGCATTATCAGACATTGCAGGTCAAGAATCGAGCATGTCATTTGATGAGTTTTTACCTGTTGCAGCGAAACACTCAACAGAAATCGTATTAAACGCAATTACAAAATTATAA
- a CDS encoding YrrS family protein, whose protein sequence is MDRKRRFQTRQQYAEQKTKQTKFQKADKRLNYLIAIVAVLIVATLIFIITQEPEPKNEAVEEDSAEEVATDVQDEDNGQESEENETETNVPEEVEEEDTASDESEQPTSESGEIVSPSDDPSVKEVITNPNWPAYPTAQTGNHVSTYEKGHIDYEEKLKAIFSVIDLQQENSIVLRVNNNGSAESAIAVVTSMDKEQKYRVSIEWVDNEGWKPVQVEVLSTLEGSR, encoded by the coding sequence ATGGACCGAAAAAGACGATTTCAAACACGACAACAGTATGCTGAACAAAAGACAAAACAGACGAAATTTCAAAAAGCGGATAAAAGATTAAATTATTTAATCGCTATTGTCGCTGTGTTAATTGTGGCAACATTAATTTTTATAATTACTCAAGAGCCAGAGCCGAAAAACGAGGCAGTGGAGGAAGATTCAGCTGAAGAAGTAGCAACGGATGTCCAGGATGAAGATAATGGACAAGAATCGGAAGAAAATGAAACAGAAACTAATGTACCGGAAGAAGTAGAAGAGGAAGATACCGCTTCGGATGAATCCGAACAGCCAACTTCCGAATCTGGTGAAATCGTAAGTCCTTCCGACGATCCGTCAGTAAAAGAAGTCATTACAAATCCGAATTGGCCGGCCTATCCGACGGCACAAACAGGTAATCATGTGTCGACATATGAAAAAGGACATATTGATTATGAAGAAAAACTAAAAGCAATTTTTAGTGTGATTGATTTACAGCAGGAAAACAGTATTGTACTGCGCGTGAATAATAATGGCAGTGCGGAAAGTGCAATTGCCGTTGTCACATCGATGGACAAAGAACAAAAATATCGAGTGAGTATAGAATGGGTTGACAATGAAGGCTGGAAACCGGTCCAAGTGGAAGTTTTATCGACATTGGAAGGTTCCCGGTAA
- the pssA gene encoding CDP-diacylglycerol--serine O-phosphatidyltransferase, which translates to MFLLQKVDSTFKKIKANAANIITITNMSFGGAAIMATLNEYHSYSVLLIFIAAFLDRYDGKVARKFNQESELGKQLDSMADIISFGVAPALLMYEMALMNAGFTGMMMPVLFIAAGALRLARFNVMDSTGYFVGLPITAAGTLLTFSYFFTNMLSETFYLILFPVLALLMVSTFTLKKV; encoded by the coding sequence ATGTTTCTACTTCAAAAAGTTGATTCAACATTTAAAAAAATAAAAGCAAATGCTGCTAATATTATTACAATTACAAATATGTCGTTTGGTGGGGCTGCAATTATGGCTACACTGAATGAGTATCATAGCTACAGTGTATTATTAATTTTTATCGCTGCTTTTTTAGACCGGTATGATGGTAAGGTTGCTCGTAAATTCAATCAGGAATCCGAATTGGGAAAACAGCTCGATTCCATGGCAGATATAATTTCTTTCGGTGTAGCACCTGCCCTGTTAATGTATGAAATGGCATTGATGAATGCAGGATTTACAGGTATGATGATGCCGGTATTATTTATTGCTGCTGGGGCGTTGCGTTTAGCTCGTTTCAATGTGATGGATTCAACAGGTTATTTCGTAGGACTGCCGATTACAGCGGCGGGTACATTACTCACTTTTTCTTATTTCTTTACAAACATGCTATCGGAAACGTTTTATTTAATTCTTTTCCCGGTATTGGCATTATTGATGGTAAGTACGTTTACATTAAAAAAAGTGTAA
- the yqeH gene encoding ribosome biogenesis GTPase YqeH, translated as MNEMPQCIGCGTVIQTEDKNGLGYAPASSLEKEMIICQRCFRLKNYNEIQPVSLTDDDFLRILNGLGQQQGLIVKIVDIFDFNGSWLPGLHRFVGNNPVLLVANKADLLPKSVKEKKVINWLKREAKALGLKPVDVKLVSAHKGMGMQEVVEAIEEYRNGKDVYVVGCTNVGKSTFINRIIKQATGEGEIITTSHFPGTTLDMIGIPLDDGSSLYDTPGIINHHQMAHHIDSSELKYIMPKKEIKPKVYQQNPGQTLFIGALARFDFIQGERSAFTVHVANDLPIHRTKLERADQLYEEHKGELLAPPTSKHIDQLPPLVRHEFSIKEPKTDVVISGLGWITVQHANVVVAAHAPKGVEVFIRPSLI; from the coding sequence ATGAATGAAATGCCACAATGTATTGGCTGTGGAACAGTGATTCAAACTGAAGATAAAAATGGATTAGGGTATGCACCTGCATCCTCGCTTGAAAAGGAAATGATTATTTGCCAACGTTGTTTCCGTTTAAAAAACTATAATGAAATCCAACCTGTTAGCTTAACGGATGATGATTTTTTACGTATTTTAAACGGTCTTGGACAACAGCAAGGTCTGATCGTGAAAATCGTGGATATTTTCGATTTCAATGGCAGCTGGTTACCAGGTTTACACCGATTCGTTGGAAATAATCCGGTTCTTTTAGTAGCAAATAAAGCAGACCTTTTACCAAAATCGGTAAAAGAAAAGAAAGTGATCAACTGGTTAAAACGAGAAGCGAAAGCACTTGGGTTGAAGCCGGTTGATGTCAAACTTGTTTCGGCACATAAAGGAATGGGCATGCAGGAAGTCGTGGAAGCGATAGAAGAATACCGTAACGGCAAAGATGTATATGTCGTAGGTTGTACAAATGTCGGCAAATCGACGTTTATTAACCGTATTATTAAGCAAGCTACAGGTGAGGGCGAAATTATTACAACTTCCCATTTCCCTGGAACTACGCTTGATATGATTGGCATTCCGCTTGATGACGGATCATCTTTATACGATACGCCTGGTATTATCAATCACCACCAAATGGCACACCATATCGATTCGAGTGAACTAAAATATATTATGCCGAAAAAAGAAATTAAACCAAAAGTGTATCAGCAAAATCCTGGACAGACACTGTTTATCGGTGCTCTTGCCCGTTTTGATTTCATTCAAGGTGAACGTTCGGCATTTACAGTACATGTTGCAAATGATTTACCGATCCACCGTACGAAGCTGGAACGTGCAGATCAATTATATGAAGAACATAAAGGTGAGTTACTGGCACCTCCAACGTCTAAACATATCGATCAATTACCGCCATTAGTGCGTCATGAGTTCTCGATTAAAGAACCGAAAACGGATGTAGTTATTTCAGGATTGGGCTGGATTACAGTACAGCATGCCAATGTTGTCGTAGCAGCACACGCACCTAAAGGCGTAGAAGTATTCATTCGTCCATCACTGATTTAA
- the rsfS gene encoding ribosome silencing factor: MNETLLNITYKAIDDKRGEDIVALNMQGISLLADYFIIAEGSSERQVQAIAREIKEKAEEAGYTVRKLEGFDTARWILVDMGDVVAHIFHKDERAYYNLERLWGDAPQLDAPQMENE, encoded by the coding sequence ATGAATGAAACGTTATTAAATATTACGTACAAAGCAATCGATGACAAGCGAGGAGAGGATATCGTTGCATTAAATATGCAGGGGATTTCACTTTTAGCTGATTATTTCATTATTGCTGAAGGTAGCTCAGAGCGCCAAGTGCAGGCAATTGCACGTGAAATTAAAGAAAAAGCAGAAGAAGCGGGCTACACAGTACGTAAGCTTGAAGGCTTTGATACTGCACGCTGGATTTTAGTCGATATGGGTGATGTGGTTGCACATATTTTCCATAAAGATGAGCGTGCCTATTATAACCTAGAGCGTCTATGGGGAGATGCACCACAATTAGACGCGCCACAAATGGAAAATGAATAG
- a CDS encoding ComE operon protein 2, whose translation MERITWDQFFMAQSHLLALRSTCSRLAVGATIVREKRIIAGGYNGSISGDEHCIEEGCYVVDNHCVRTVHAETNALLQCAKYGTPSNGADLYVTHFPCLPCTKTIIQAGIKNVYYAKDYKNNSYAMELFKKADVHVAHIPFDEAKIDFLQDEKFALTAEMLEKLRELGASRDQLLPLEEKMHALFGKLVQA comes from the coding sequence ATGGAGCGAATTACTTGGGATCAATTTTTTATGGCACAAAGTCATTTACTCGCATTAAGAAGCACGTGCAGCCGTCTTGCGGTAGGAGCGACAATAGTAAGGGAAAAGCGCATTATTGCCGGCGGATATAATGGATCGATTTCAGGCGACGAACACTGTATCGAAGAAGGATGCTACGTTGTGGACAACCATTGTGTCCGTACAGTGCATGCAGAAACGAATGCATTACTGCAATGTGCCAAATATGGTACGCCATCAAATGGAGCGGATCTGTATGTCACGCATTTCCCATGCCTGCCATGCACGAAAACAATTATTCAGGCCGGCATTAAAAATGTGTACTATGCAAAGGATTATAAAAATAATTCATATGCAATGGAGCTGTTCAAAAAAGCAGATGTCCATGTTGCACATATTCCGTTTGATGAAGCAAAGATCGACTTTCTGCAGGACGAAAAGTTTGCGTTGACTGCTGAAATGCTCGAAAAGCTTCGTGAGTTAGGTGCAAGCCGCGATCAATTGCTCCCATTAGAGGAGAAGATGCATGCTTTATTTGGTAAACTTGTTCAAGCATAA
- the yhbY gene encoding ribosome assembly RNA-binding protein YhbY gives MLTGKQKRFLRAEAHHLDPIFQVGKGGVNDAMIAQLRDVLEARELIKVRILDNCEEDKNVVAEELAEGTRAELVQLIGLTVVLYKESRNNKKIVLPKVATK, from the coding sequence ATGTTAACAGGTAAACAAAAACGTTTTTTACGTGCTGAGGCACATCACTTAGATCCAATTTTCCAAGTTGGGAAAGGTGGCGTAAATGATGCAATGATTGCACAATTACGCGATGTATTGGAAGCACGCGAACTTATTAAAGTACGCATTTTAGACAACTGTGAAGAAGACAAAAATGTCGTGGCGGAAGAACTGGCTGAAGGTACACGTGCCGAGCTTGTTCAACTGATCGGATTGACTGTTGTTTTATATAAAGAGTCACGCAATAACAAAAAAATCGTGTTACCAAAAGTAGCTACGAAATAA
- the yqeK gene encoding bis(5'-nucleosyl)-tetraphosphatase (symmetrical) YqeK encodes MERQTMLAAIKDRMPEKRYIHTIGVMETAIRLAHQYGENPQKAEIAAIFHDIAKYADVDWMKQVVIDQQLDSRLLDWNAEILHGPVGAWIVETEFQIHDEAILNAIRYHTTGRANMTTFEKIIYVADMIEPNRKFQGVEELRTLADSSLEDAFRACVTHTLSFLVSSQQAIYPVSIECYNSLLREE; translated from the coding sequence ATGGAACGTCAAACGATGCTGGCAGCGATTAAGGATCGAATGCCTGAAAAAAGGTATATTCATACAATCGGTGTAATGGAAACAGCGATCCGTTTAGCTCATCAATATGGTGAAAATCCACAAAAAGCAGAGATAGCGGCTATCTTTCATGATATCGCTAAATATGCGGACGTTGACTGGATGAAGCAAGTCGTGATCGATCAGCAGTTGGATTCGCGTCTGCTTGACTGGAATGCAGAAATATTGCATGGTCCTGTCGGGGCCTGGATTGTCGAGACGGAATTCCAAATTCATGATGAAGCCATCTTAAATGCAATACGTTACCATACTACCGGACGTGCGAATATGACAACTTTTGAGAAAATTATTTATGTAGCAGATATGATTGAACCAAATCGTAAGTTTCAGGGTGTTGAGGAATTAAGAACGCTGGCAGACAGCAGTTTAGAGGATGCATTCCGAGCATGTGTGACACACACGCTCAGTTTCTTAGTTTCGTCACAGCAGGCAATTTACCCTGTTTCAATTGAATGCTACAACAGCTTACTAAGAGAGGAATAA
- a CDS encoding helix-hairpin-helix domain-containing protein, whose translation MQPFLEKYKKQLAILGGVVAVVLIYFLFLNDSPHSASIETIDQMTIPAIDEHSTNPETEIETEYNRIMVDIKGAVKYPGVYTLSEEQRIVDAVEAAGGYTDDANPVLINHAQRLQDEMVIYIPKTGEEPAEVMEQVLQGSPSTGSGSGSTSGKININKAVEAELTQLPGIGPSKAAAIIQHRSEHGKFQVIDELKKVTGIGDKTFEQLKDLIDVK comes from the coding sequence TTGCAGCCATTTCTGGAGAAGTATAAAAAGCAACTCGCCATCCTGGGCGGAGTCGTTGCTGTAGTATTAATCTATTTCCTATTCCTCAATGATTCCCCGCATAGTGCATCCATTGAAACAATCGACCAAATGACAATTCCTGCTATTGATGAACATTCCACAAATCCTGAAACAGAAATCGAAACTGAATATAACCGAATAATGGTTGATATAAAGGGAGCGGTAAAATATCCGGGTGTGTACACATTATCGGAAGAGCAACGGATTGTCGATGCCGTCGAAGCAGCAGGAGGCTACACAGACGATGCCAATCCGGTGCTCATTAACCATGCTCAAAGGCTTCAGGATGAAATGGTCATCTATATACCTAAAACGGGTGAAGAGCCGGCAGAAGTAATGGAACAGGTGTTACAGGGCAGTCCGTCAACCGGCTCAGGCAGTGGAAGTACATCCGGGAAGATTAATATAAATAAAGCGGTGGAAGCGGAGTTAACCCAGCTTCCGGGAATTGGTCCATCCAAAGCGGCAGCGATTATTCAGCACCGGTCCGAACATGGGAAATTTCAAGTCATAGATGAATTAAAAAAAGTAACGGGAATCGGGGATAAAACATTTGAGCAGTTAAAAGACTTAATCGATGTAAAATAA
- the aroE gene encoding shikimate dehydrogenase has product MKKWFAVIGDPIAQSKSPEMHNAWYEEANVDATYIPIHVKPEHLQQAVASFKLLGTSGWNVTIPHKQSIIPFLDELDELAEKMGAVNTVVRTTEGKLKGYNTDGPGFVKSLEHVIGTEKRKAPVLLIGAGGAARGIAFALQMAGYTNITIANRTVEKAQQIINELHAGQAVSMQEAEQSLANYKIFIQTTPAGMTTGDFALPFSLEKFPAGAIAADIVYNPLMTPFLQAAEQKGATIVNGLGMFVHQGAIAYEHWLGHYPNTNAMIARLTAQLGGNYVNR; this is encoded by the coding sequence ATGAAAAAGTGGTTTGCGGTTATTGGGGATCCGATTGCCCAGTCAAAATCTCCGGAAATGCATAATGCGTGGTATGAAGAAGCGAATGTGGATGCGACGTATATCCCAATCCACGTGAAACCCGAACATCTACAACAAGCTGTTGCATCATTCAAACTGTTAGGGACAAGCGGCTGGAATGTAACGATTCCACATAAGCAATCGATTATTCCGTTCCTCGACGAGCTGGACGAGCTTGCCGAAAAAATGGGAGCGGTCAATACGGTCGTGCGCACTACAGAGGGGAAATTAAAAGGCTATAATACGGATGGTCCTGGTTTTGTGAAGTCACTCGAGCATGTAATCGGTACGGAGAAACGCAAGGCACCGGTATTACTGATCGGAGCAGGCGGCGCAGCTCGCGGAATTGCATTTGCCCTTCAAATGGCAGGTTATACGAATATAACAATAGCCAACCGGACAGTTGAAAAAGCACAACAGATTATTAATGAACTACATGCCGGCCAAGCTGTTTCGATGCAAGAAGCAGAACAAAGTCTGGCGAATTATAAGATTTTTATTCAAACAACACCAGCTGGAATGACTACGGGCGACTTTGCATTACCATTTTCGCTTGAAAAGTTCCCGGCAGGCGCAATTGCTGCAGATATTGTGTATAATCCATTAATGACGCCATTTTTGCAAGCGGCTGAGCAAAAAGGGGCGACGATTGTCAATGGGTTAGGCATGTTCGTGCATCAAGGTGCGATTGCCTACGAACACTGGTTAGGTCATTATCCAAATACAAATGCAATGATTGCCCGTTTAACGGCGCAATTAGGAGGAAATTATGTTAACAGGTAA
- a CDS encoding nicotinate-nucleotide adenylyltransferase — MKKVGLFGGTFNPPHIGHLMMANEVYAALDLTEVRFMPNAKPPHKDLARSATNAQRLRMVELAIEDIPYFQVETYELERGGVSYTFDTMKALCEREPQTQFYFIIGGDMIDSLHTWHRIDELMELVTFVGVKRPGSEAKSSYDVCMVEAPQIDLSSTYIRNRLQQTEAPLQFLLPAAVEQYIRKEGLYGTSNDAGSD, encoded by the coding sequence ATGAAGAAAGTCGGTCTTTTTGGCGGAACTTTTAATCCACCGCATATTGGACATTTGATGATGGCCAATGAAGTATATGCAGCACTTGATTTGACGGAAGTGCGCTTTATGCCGAACGCAAAACCGCCGCATAAGGATCTGGCCCGCTCAGCTACAAATGCGCAGCGTCTGCGGATGGTTGAGCTGGCGATCGAGGACATTCCTTATTTTCAAGTCGAAACATATGAACTTGAACGCGGAGGGGTATCGTATACATTCGACACAATGAAAGCATTGTGTGAACGTGAACCACAAACACAGTTTTATTTTATTATCGGCGGGGACATGATCGATTCATTGCATACATGGCACCGTATCGATGAATTAATGGAACTTGTCACATTTGTTGGAGTGAAGCGCCCGGGCAGTGAAGCAAAATCTTCCTACGACGTGTGTATGGTGGAAGCTCCGCAAATTGACCTTTCTTCAACATACATTCGAAATCGACTACAGCAAACGGAGGCACCGTTACAGTTTTTATTGCCTGCTGCAGTTGAACAGTATATTCGAAAGGAAGGTTTGTATGGAACGTCAAACGATGCTGGCAGCGATTAA
- a CDS encoding class I SAM-dependent methyltransferase, giving the protein MNSYDRFAEVYDELMTDIPYAEYVEWIQTYAPAQNYKNLLDIGCGTGTLALMLHKAGYAVSGIDLSEEMLAIASARMEDEKVSMPLYAMSMDELDGFSELDVAIIPIDSINYVKEQQNVLETLKRVFDSLREGGQLFFDVHSLFKMDDIFLDGPFTYDDGETSYVWHTEPGEEPHSVYHQMTFFVLTESGLYERFDEEHYQRTFAYEQYVTWLKEIGFSHVEVTADWMPTQPADESERIFIRAVK; this is encoded by the coding sequence ATGAATAGTTATGATCGTTTTGCGGAAGTTTATGATGAATTGATGACAGATATCCCTTACGCGGAATATGTGGAATGGATTCAAACATATGCACCTGCACAGAACTATAAAAATCTGCTCGATATCGGCTGTGGTACAGGAACGCTGGCATTAATGCTGCATAAAGCGGGTTACGCTGTATCAGGTATTGACTTATCCGAAGAAATGCTTGCCATTGCAAGTGCCCGTATGGAGGATGAAAAAGTTTCAATGCCTCTATATGCGATGTCAATGGACGAACTGGACGGTTTTAGCGAGTTGGATGTTGCGATTATTCCAATTGACTCGATCAATTATGTAAAAGAACAGCAAAATGTCTTGGAAACATTGAAACGGGTATTTGACAGTCTTCGTGAAGGCGGACAACTATTCTTTGATGTACATTCGTTATTTAAAATGGACGATATTTTTCTGGATGGTCCATTTACCTATGACGACGGCGAAACTTCATATGTTTGGCATACGGAGCCGGGTGAAGAACCCCATTCTGTGTACCATCAGATGACGTTTTTTGTACTAACAGAAAGCGGTCTGTATGAACGTTTTGATGAAGAACATTATCAGCGCACATTTGCGTATGAGCAATATGTGACATGGCTGAAAGAAATCGGTTTTTCTCATGTTGAAGTGACGGCAGACTGGATGCCAACACAACCTGCCGATGAGAGCGAACGAATTTTTATTCGGGCGGTTAAATAA
- a CDS encoding YqeG family HAD IIIA-type phosphatase, whose product MYNFLLPDEFIRSVYEITPEKLKDLGIKGIITDLDNTLVEWDRADATEELVQWFEMMREAGIKIIIASNNHEARVRQFAEPHGIPFIFRAKKPLGAAYYAALVQLRLRRHEVAMLGDQLLTDVMGAKRQKLYTFLVRPVADSDGLVTKFNRFVERRVYNDLKRKGKYPWED is encoded by the coding sequence TTGTACAACTTTTTATTACCAGATGAATTTATTCGCAGTGTATATGAAATTACACCGGAAAAATTAAAGGATTTAGGCATTAAAGGGATCATAACAGATTTAGATAATACGCTTGTTGAATGGGACCGTGCTGATGCGACGGAAGAGCTTGTACAATGGTTTGAAATGATGCGTGAAGCAGGGATAAAAATTATCATTGCCTCAAACAATCATGAAGCGCGGGTGCGCCAGTTTGCAGAACCGCATGGCATACCGTTTATTTTCCGTGCCAAAAAACCATTAGGTGCAGCATATTATGCGGCCCTTGTTCAGCTGCGTCTACGTCGCCATGAAGTTGCGATGCTGGGAGATCAGCTATTGACAGATGTGATGGGTGCGAAACGTCAAAAACTTTATACGTTTTTAGTTCGTCCTGTAGCTGACTCTGATGGACTCGTTACAAAATTTAACCGCTTCGTAGAACGTCGTGTATATAACGATTTAAAGCGAAAAGGAAAGTATCCTTGGGAAGACTAA
- a CDS encoding phosphatidylserine decarboxylase: MKEKLYRNMIELSNGKISSKILQQIAQSRLSKNFIRSYSQIYGINIQEVSKSPKEFTSLHDFFVRQLKEEVRPVDIRENIFTSPVDAKIEAFGNIEDQKMFTVKNKPYSLNDLMGNETQAKRYNNGKYIVFYLSPADYHRIHSPIDGVVKRQYILGQKSYPVNQMGLQYGKKPISHNYRMISEINYEKQHYTAFIKVGATFVNSIELTNTSTQWKKGEEVGYFAFGSTVVMLFEQNAIEFTENVTNGAKIKMGEAFATMV; encoded by the coding sequence ATGAAGGAAAAATTATACCGGAATATGATAGAACTATCAAATGGTAAGATCTCTTCGAAAATTTTACAACAAATTGCACAATCCCGTTTAAGTAAAAATTTTATTCGTAGCTATAGTCAAATATACGGAATTAACATACAAGAAGTTTCAAAATCTCCAAAAGAATTTACGAGCCTGCATGATTTTTTTGTTCGCCAGTTAAAAGAAGAAGTGCGTCCTGTCGATATTCGTGAAAATATATTTACCAGTCCTGTTGACGCAAAAATAGAAGCATTCGGCAATATTGAGGATCAGAAAATGTTTACTGTGAAAAATAAACCGTATTCGTTAAATGATTTAATGGGAAATGAAACACAGGCAAAGAGGTATAATAATGGCAAATATATTGTTTTCTACTTGAGTCCTGCAGATTATCACCGAATTCATAGTCCAATTGATGGTGTTGTGAAGAGACAGTACATACTTGGACAAAAATCGTATCCAGTAAATCAGATGGGCTTACAATACGGAAAAAAACCGATCAGTCATAATTATCGTATGATTAGCGAAATTAACTATGAAAAACAACATTATACAGCATTCATTAAAGTAGGAGCGACATTTGTAAATTCAATTGAGCTTACAAACACGTCAACACAGTGGAAAAAAGGGGAGGAAGTCGGCTATTTTGCTTTCGGCTCAACCGTTGTCATGTTATTTGAACAAAATGCAATTGAATTTACCGAGAATGTTACAAACGGGGCGAAGATAAAAATGGGAGAAGCCTTTGCTACTATGGTATAA
- the sigK gene encoding RNA polymerase sporulation sigma factor SigK: protein MSGFVTALVQLWLELPALLGYLKGQTFYKPLSREEEEEVINRFIKGDESARIELIERNMRLVAHVVKKFHPSHDLLDDYISIGTIGLMKAVSSFTPEKKTRLATYAARCIENEILMHLRAQKKVQKDVSLFEPIGVDKDGQSLQIRDLLQLDEPSTIEKIERQEDFAQLYRYLDTLDPRELEIISYRYGLQNFDPHTQKEIAKRLNISRSYVSRIEKRALIKLYQQFKHGEKE from the coding sequence TTGAGCGGTTTCGTAACAGCTTTGGTTCAACTTTGGCTTGAGCTTCCCGCATTATTAGGCTATTTAAAAGGGCAGACGTTTTATAAACCGTTATCACGCGAGGAAGAAGAAGAAGTCATCAATCGTTTTATCAAGGGGGATGAAAGTGCTCGTATTGAATTAATCGAGCGAAATATGCGTTTAGTCGCGCACGTTGTTAAGAAATTCCATCCCTCCCATGATTTACTTGATGATTATATCTCAATTGGCACGATCGGTCTGATGAAAGCCGTCAGCAGCTTCACACCAGAAAAAAAGACCCGTCTCGCCACTTATGCCGCCCGATGTATCGAAAATGAAATTCTGATGCATCTCCGTGCACAAAAAAAAGTGCAAAAAGATGTTTCTTTATTTGAACCGATTGGTGTCGATAAAGATGGGCAGTCTCTTCAAATCCGTGATTTACTGCAGCTTGACGAACCTTCAACAATTGAAAAAATCGAACGACAGGAGGATTTTGCCCAGCTGTATCGCTATTTGGATACATTAGATCCACGTGAGCTCGAAATTATTTCCTACCGCTATGGGCTTCAAAACTTTGACCCGCATACACAAAAAGAAATTGCCAAAAGGCTCAATATTTCACGCAGCTATGTTTCACGCATTGAAAAAAGGGCACTTATTAAGCTATATCAGCAGTTTAAGCATGGCGAGAAAGAATAA
- the greA gene encoding transcription elongation factor GreA, which yields MSNEKQYPMTLDGKQKLEEELNTLKTVKRPEVVERIKIARSFGDLSENSEYDSAKEEQGFVEGRISLIEQMLRNAVIITEDETSNTISLGKTVTFDELINGKRANFEESYTIVGSAEADPMEGKISNDSPIAKALMGKHVDDVVKLTTPGGEMEVIILEVK from the coding sequence ATGTCAAATGAAAAACAATATCCAATGACACTTGATGGAAAACAAAAATTAGAAGAAGAATTAAACACATTAAAGACAGTAAAGCGTCCGGAAGTAGTAGAGCGTATCAAAATAGCTCGCAGCTTCGGTGACCTATCTGAAAACTCTGAGTATGATTCAGCAAAAGAAGAGCAAGGATTTGTGGAAGGTCGTATTTCATTGATCGAGCAAATGCTGCGCAATGCTGTCATTATTACAGAAGATGAAACATCAAATACAATCTCTTTAGGGAAAACTGTTACATTTGATGAGCTGATCAATGGTAAACGTGCAAACTTTGAAGAATCTTACACAATTGTTGGTTCTGCTGAAGCAGATCCGATGGAAGGTAAAATTTCAAATGACTCTCCGATTGCGAAAGCATTAATGGGCAAGCATGTAGATGATGTTGTTAAACTGACAACACCAGGCGGAGAAATGGAAGTAATAATTTTAGAAGTAAAATAA